A region from the Lolium perenne isolate Kyuss_39 chromosome 4, Kyuss_2.0, whole genome shotgun sequence genome encodes:
- the LOC127325709 gene encoding pentatricopeptide repeat-containing protein At4g35130, chloroplastic, translating into MATPPVLASRAAHATAYASQHLTASTSKEPPPRVRPKRAGPGPGSTTKSLVLSHAAAGRLDDALDALASSGSRDAFLHNVLIRAFADAGLPAGALAAYRAMLRAGARPDRFTFPVVFKCCARLGDLEHGRAAHSAAIRLGAAGADAHTGNSLLAFYARLGAVGDAERVFDGMPARDLVTWNSMVDGYVSNGLGALALDCFRDMPDALQHDGVGIIAALAACCLETALAQGREVHAYAIRHGLLERDVKVGTSLLDMYCKCGAVACAESVFASMPSRTVVTWNCMIGGYALNGHPGEAFDCFVRMKAEGHQVEVVTAINLLAACAQTEKNPLYGRSVHGFVTRRQFLPHVVLETALLEMYSKVGRVKSSEAVFGRMANKTLVSWNNMIAAYMYKEMYREAIALFLDLLNQPLHPDYFTMSAVVPAFVLLGLLRQCRQMHSYIIRLGYGESTLIMNAVMHMYARCGDVVSSREIFDKMAGKDVISWNTMIMGYAIHGQGRTALEMFSEMKCNGLQPNESTFVSVLTACSVSGLADEGWTQFNSMQREYGMVPQIEHYGCMADLLGRAGDLRELLKFIEGMPIAPTFRIWGSLLTASRNRNDIDLAEYAAERIFQLELEHDNTGCYILLSSMYADAGRWRDVERIKLLMTEKGLQRTDARSIVELHGVTCSFVNGDMAHPQSKTIHEVSDVLSRKIGELDDSRNQSDPISLAPRRTTTPNKHSVRLAVVFGLISSEAGTPVLVKKNVRICNDCHHALKLISKYSGRRIVVGDTNIYHEFSDGSCCCGDYW; encoded by the coding sequence ATGGCCACGCCGCCGGTCCTCGCCTCCCGCGCCGCCCACGCCACCGCCTACGCCTCGCAGCACCTCACCGCCTCCACCTCCAAGGAGCCCCCGCCGCGGGTGCGGCCCAAGCGCGCCGGCCCCGGCCCCGGCAGCACCACCAAGTCCCTCGTCCTCTcccacgccgccgccggccgcctggACGACGCCCTGGACGCCCTCGCGTCCTCCGGGAGCCGGGACGCCTTCCTCCACAACGTCCTGATCCGGGCCTTCGCCGACGCGGGCCTCCCGGCGGGCGCGCTGGCAGCCTACCGCGCCATGCTGCGCGCCGGCGCGCGCCCCGACCGCTTCACCTTCCCCGTCGTCTTCAAGTGCTGCGCGCGCCTGGGAGACCTCGAGCACGGCCGCGCCGCGCACTCGGCGGCGATCAGGCTCGGCGCGGCGGGCGCCGACGCGCACACGGGCAACTCCCTCCTCGCCTTCTACGCCAGGCTCGGCGCGGTGGGCGACGCCGAGAGGGTGTTCGACGGAATGCCGGCCAGGGACCTCGTCACCTGGAACTCCATGGTGGACGGGTACGTCTCCAACGGGCTCGGCGCGCTCGCGCTCGACTGCTTCCGCGACATGCCCGACGCGCTGCAGCATGACGGCGTCGGGATcatcgccgccctcgccgcctgCTGCCTGGAAACGGCGTTGGCGCAAGGGCGGGAGGTCCACGCCTACGCGATCAGGCACGGGCTGCTGGAGCGCGACGTCAAGGTCGGCACCTCGCTCCTCGACATGTACTGCAAGTGCGGCGCCGTCGCGTGCGCCGAGAGCGTGTTCGCGTCCATGCCGTCGAGGACCGTGGTGACCTGGAACTGCATGATAGGCGGGTACGCGCTGAATGGGCATCCCGGCGAGGCGTTCGACTGCTTCGTGCGAATGAAGGCGGAGGGGCACCAGGTGGAGGtggtcaccgccatcaacctgctCGCTGCCTGTGCGCAGACCGAGAAAAACCCGCTGTATGGAAGGAGCGTTCACGGTTTCGTCACCAGAAGGCAGTTCCTTCCTCACGTGGTGCTCGAGACTGCGCTTCTCGAGATGTACAGCAAGGTTGGCAGAGTGAAATCGTCTGAAGCGGTGTTTGGTCGGATGGCGAACAAAACTCTGGTGTCGTGGAACAATATGATCGCTGCCTACATGTACAAGGAGATGTACAGGGAGGCGATCGCGTTGTTCCTGGACCTGCTGAACCAGCCTCTCCATCCTGATTATTTCACCATGTCGGCAGTGGTACCTGCATTCGTTCTGCTGGGGTTACTGAGGCAATGCAGGCAGATGCACAGCTACATTATCAGGCTAGGTTACGGGGAGAGCACTCTCATTATGAACGCTGTTATGCATATGTATGCCAGGTGTGGTGACGTAGTGTCCTCAAGGGAGATATTTGACAAAATGGCAGGCAAGGATGTCATCTCCTGGAACACGATGATAATGGGCTATGCGATTCATGGCCAGGGGAGGACTGCGTTGGAGATGTTCTCTGAGATGAAATGTAATGGTCTGCAGCCAAATGAGAGTACCTTCGTGTCTGTGTTGACTGCTTGCAGTGTATCAGGCTTGGCAGACGAAGGCTGGACGCAGTTCAATTCGATGCAGCGTGAGTATGGTATGGTACCACAGATTGAGCACTACGGATGCATGGCAGATCTTCTGGGTCGGGCAGGTGATCTTAGAGAGTTGCTGAAATTCATTGAAGGAATGCCAATTGCCCCAACATTCAGGATTTGGGGCTCCCTTCTGACTGCAAGCAGGAACAGGAATGATATAGATTTAGCAGAATATGCAGCAGAGAGGATATTCCAGCTAGAGCTAGAGCATGACAACACGGGTTGCTATATTCTTCTTTCTTCCATGTACGCTGATGCTGGGAGATGGAGGGATGTGGAGAGGATAAAATTGCTGATGACGGAGAAGGGGCTGCAAAGGACGGATGCGAGAAGCATAGTCGAGCTTCATGGCGTCACCTGCAGTTTTGTCAATGGAGACATGGCACACCCTCAGAGCAAGACGATTCATGAAGTGTCCGACGTTTTGTCGAGGAAAATCGGTGAGTTGGATGACTCAAGAAATCAGTCTGATCCTATCTCTTTGGCGCCAAGGAGAACAACAACGCCAAACAAGCATAGTGTCAGGCTGGCGGTCGTCTTCGGTCTGATATCATCCGAGGCTGGAACCCCAGTTCTCGTCAAGAAGAACGTGCGGATATGCAACGACTGCCATCACGCGCTCAAGTTGATATCGAAATATTCGGGGCGAAGGATTGTTGTTGGCGACACGAATATCTATCACGAATTTTCAgatggctcttgttgctgtggtgaCTATTGGTGA
- the LOC127325710 gene encoding uncharacterized protein, with protein MAAATRAGSASLRRALAATRPAPPQQLRSIHEGPDTIDELLDRHLSKKSPSSSSSSSILDDDALEAQARRRLTSSRREALGLYRDILRASRLFEWPDERGVPWRETLRANARREFEEARGERDPEVVARLLIGGRDAVDQALERVAQASRRMVQAEEAKRRGGA; from the coding sequence ATGGCCGCGGCCACACGCGCCGGCAGCGCCTCCCTCCGCCGCGCCCTCGCCGCCACCAGGCCGGCCCCGCCGCAGCAGCTCCGATCCATCCACGAGGGGCCCGACACCATCGACGAGCTCCTCGACCGCCACCTCTCCAAGaaatccccctcctcctcctcctcctcctccatcctcGACGACGACGCGCTGGAGGCCCAGGCGCGCCGGCGGCTGACGAGCTCGCGCCGGGAGGCGCTCGGGCTGTACCGGGACATCCTCCGCGCCTCGCGGCTCTTCGAGTGGCCCGACGAGCGCGGGGTGCCGTGGCGCGAGACCCTGCGCGCCAACGCGCGGCGCGAGTTCGAGGAGGCCCGCGGCGAGCGCGACccggaggtggtggcgcggctccTCATCGGCGGCCGCGACGCCGTCGACCAGGCCCTGGAGCGCGTCGCCCAGGCCTCGCGCCGCATGGTCCAGGCCGAGGAGGCAAAGCGCCGCGGCGGGGCGTAG
- the LOC127325684 gene encoding uncharacterized protein, whose protein sequence is MFAADCTVEGLEMKRHEATTSSRRRVLLLFFLLLSSSQLPRGARAAPGEAEALVDWKDSLKLPWAGALATWDRKAAANSTVAACWWQSVSCDAFGRVIGVDVAGSGLAGTLDALDLSSLPSLASLNLSYNSLTGSFPSSNLPLLSITSVDFSNNNLSGPIPAALPSYMPNLELLNVSSNQLTGDIPPSLANLTKLQSLVLGKNLLSGGIPPALGSISGLRVLELHSNPLGGAIPASLGNLLSLERINVSMALLESTIPSELSRCTNLTDISLAINKLSGELPVSWAKLTKVREFNVSKNMLTGEIMPDYFTAWTGLAVFQADNNRFTGGIPTEVGMASGLELLSFATNNLSGAIPAIIGSLTNLVLLDLAENEFSGTIPRTLGNLTRLKILRLYNNKLTGRLPDEFGNMTALHKLSVSTNMLEGELPAGLFRLPDLIYIIAFENFFSGIIPPISSSQLTVISMADNNFSGELPPGLCLSADRLQFLGLDRNQFAGTVPACYRNLTKLVRIRLAHNRLAGDVSDIFGSHPNLYYIDLSGNSFDGKLTEQWAQQLKNLRYLNLDGNKITGTVPPGFGNMAALNDLSLASNLLAGAIPPELGQLPLLSVNLRHNKLSGPIPPALGNVSGMLQLDLSGNELEGGVPVELTELKRIWYLNLSSNNLTGEVPALLGKMNSLTDLDLSGNPGLCGGIAALKPCGSDGSAGAGVGPRRYSKRLILAIALSVGAALLISMAAAAFLLVVRKKRKRRTGVHHDTGGAETTTASGSGTNVPLLQTSIWSREVEFSFEDIVAATEHFNEAHCIGKGSFGRVYRAEVPSGHSLAVKRLDVSETGDISEKSFENEVRALTRVRHRNIVKLHGFSTTDGFMYLVYERVERGSLGKVLYGGGDERFDWPARMRAIRGLAHALAYLHHDCSPPMIHRDVSVNNVLLDADYETRLSDFGTARFLSPDRSNCTTVAGSYGYMAPELAYLRVTTKCDVYSFGVIAMEILTGKFPGGLISSLYSLDETQAGVGKSSALLLLRDLLDHRLQAPDGELAAQVVFAFVVALSCVRTNPDARPTMRIVAQELDTRQRSALDRPLGAIMIGDLLGSRV, encoded by the exons ATGTTTGCTGCAGATTGTACAGTGGAGGGTTTAGAGATGAAGCGCCATGAAGCGACAACGTCGTCCCGGCGGCGCGtgcttcttctcttcttcctgcTCCTGTCGTCGTCGCAGCTGCCGCGCGGCGCGAGAGCGGCGCCGGGCGAAGCGGAGGCGCTCGTGGACTGGAAGGATAGCCTGAAGCTGCCGTGGGCGGGCGCCCTCGCCACCTGGGACAGGAAGGCCGCCGCCAACTCAACGGTCGCGGCGTGCTGGTGGCAAAGCGTGTCGTGCGACGCCTTCGGCCGCGTCATCGGCGTCGACGTTGCCGGGTCCGGCCTCGCCGGCACGCTCGACGCGCTCGACCTCTCGTCGCTGCCCAGCCTCGCCAGCCTCAACCTCAGCTACAACTCGCTGACAGGGTCGTTCCCGTCGTCAAACTTGCCGCTGCTCAGCATCACATCAGTTGATTTCTCCAACAACAACCTATCAGGCCCGATCCCGGCGGCGCTGCCCTCGTACATGCCCAACCTCGAGCTCCTGAACGTTTCTTCCAACCAGCTCACCGGCGATATACCGCCGTCCCTCGCGAACCTGACGAAACTGCAGAGCCTTGTTCTCGGCAAgaaccttctctccggcggcataCCGCCGGCGCTCGGCTCCATCTCGGGGTTACGCGTGCTCGAGCTGCACAGCAACCCGCTGGGCGGCGCCATCCCCGCGTCTCTCGGCAACCTCCTGTCGCTGGAGCGCATCAATGTCAGCATGGCGTTGCTGGAGTCCACCATTCCGAGCGAGCTCAGCCGCTGCACCAACCTCACCGACATTAGCCTCGCGATCAACAAGCTCTCCGGGGAGCTGCCGGTGTCGTGGGCCAAGCTGACCAAAGTACGAGAATTCAACGTCTCCAAGAACATGCTCACCGGGGAGATCATGCCGGACTACTTCACGGCGTGGACCGGTCTCGCGGTGTTCCAGGCCGACAACAACCGCTTCACCGGCGGGATCCCCACGGAGGTCGGCATGGCGTCGGGGCTGGAGTTGCTCTCCTTTGCGACCAACAACCTCTCCGGCGCCATCCCGGCCATCATCGGAAGCCTGACCAACCTCGTGCTGCTGGACCTCGCCGAAAACGAGTTCTCCGGCACCATCCCGCGCACCTTGGGCAACCTCACGAGATTAAAGATTCTTCGGCTGTACAACAACAAACTCACCGGCCGGTTGCCGGACGAGTTCGGGAACATGACGGCGCTGCATAAGCTGTCCGTGAGCACCAACATGTTGGAGGGCGAGCTGCCGGCCGGGCTTTTCCGGTTGCCGGACCTCATCTACATCATCGCCTTCGAAAATTTCTTCTCCGGCATCATCCCGCCGATTTCCAGCAGCCAGCTGACCGTCATCAGTATGGCAGACAACAACTTCTCCGGAGAACTTCCACCTGGGTTGTGCTTGAGCGCCGACAGGCTCCAGTTCCTTGGCCTGGACAGGAACCAGTTCGCCGGCACCGTGCCTGCTTGCTACCGCAACCTCACAAAGCTGGTACGCATCAGGTTGGCACATAACCGGCTTGCCGGCGACGTGTCGGACATCTTCGGGTCACATCCCAACCTGTACTACATCGACCTGTCCGGGAATTCGTTTGATGGCAAGCTCACAGAGCAATGGGCTCAGCAGTTAAAGAACCTCCGGTATCTGAACCTGGACGGCAACAAGATCACCGGGACAGTTCCTCCCGGTTTCGGCAACATGGCTGCACTCAACGATCTGAGCCTCGCATCCAATCTTCTCGCCGGCGCGATCCCGCCGGAGCTCGGCCAGTTACCATTGCTCAGTGTGAACTTGCGTCACAATAAGTTGTCAGGACCGATTCCTCCAGCATTGGGGAACGTCAGCGGGATGCTGCAGCTGGACCTATCCGGGAATGAGCTCGAGGGCGGCGTGCCGGTGGAGCTGACCGAATTGAAGCGCATTTGGTACCTGAACCTGAGCAGCAACAACCTGACAGGAGAGGTGCCGGCTCTGCTTGGCAAGATGAACTCGCTGACCGACTTGGATCTCAGTGGCAACCCGGGCCTGTGCGGCGGCATCGCCGCACTGAAACCTTGCGGCTCGGATGGTTCCGCCGGCGCCGGAGTTGGCCCACGGCGATACAGCAAGAGACTGATCCTTGCCATCGCTCTGTCTGTTGGTGCGGCGCTGCTCATCTCTATGGCCGCGGCTGCTTTCCTACTGGTGGTccgcaagaagaggaagaggcgaaCCGGCGTCCACCATGACACAGGCGGAGCAGAGACAACGACGGCGAGCGGCAGCGGGACTAACGTGCCTCTGCTGCAGACGTCCATATGGAGCAGGGAGGTGGAGTTCTCCTTCGAAGACATCGTGGCCGCGACGGAGCACTTCAACGAGGCCCACTGCATCGGCAAGGGGAGCTTCGGGAGAGTGTACCGCGCGGAGGTCCCCAGCGGCCACTCCCTCGCCGTGAAAAGGCTGGACGTGTCGGAGACGGGGGACATTAGCGAGAAGAGCTTCGAGAACGAGGTGAGGGCCCTGACGCGCGTCCGGCACCGGAACATTGTCAAGCTCCACGGCTTCTCTACCACGGACGGGTTCATGTACCTGGTCTACGAGCGCGTCGAGAGGGGCAGCCTCGGCAAGGTGCtgtacggcggcggcgacgagaggTTCGACTGGCCGGCGAGGATGCGCGCCATCAGGGGCCTCGCGCACGCGCTGGCCTACCTGCACCACGACTGCTCGCCGCCCATGATCCACCGCGACGTCTCCGTCAACAACGTCTTGCTCGACGCCGACTACGAGACGCGGCTGTCGGACTTCGGCACGGCGAGGTTCCTCAGCCCCGATCGCTCCAACTGCACCACCGTCGCCGGCTCCTACGGCTACATGGCACCAG AGCTCGCGTACCTGAGGGTGACGACCAAATGCGACGTGTACAGTTTCGGCGTGATCGCGATGGAGATCCTGACGGGGAAGTTCCCAGGCGGGCTTATCAGCTCGCTCTACAGCCTGGACGAGACGCAGGCCGGCGTCGGCAAGTCGTCGGCGCTCCTGCTGCTCAGGGACTTGCTGGACCACAGGCTGCAGGCCCCCGACGGGGAGCTCGCGGCGCAGGTGGTGTTCGCCTTCGTCGTGGCCCTGTCCTGCGTCCGCACCAACCCCGACGCCCGCCCCACCATGCGCATCGTCGCGCAGGAGCTCGACACTCGCCAGAGGTCAGCCTTAGACAGGCCGCTCGGGGCGATCATGATCGGCGATCTCCTTGGTTCACGGGTATGA